A DNA window from Pyramidobacter piscolens W5455 contains the following coding sequences:
- a CDS encoding TRAP transporter substrate-binding protein, whose product MKKLYAALVVLALLCASASATEILKASHSVAPSHPYHLGLVKYAELVTERTNGAVTIDIFHSAQLGNERDNIEGLQMGTLDICVTSTGPMGGFEPRFFMFDLPFLFRDREHVYKVLDGTVGQELLKKLIDVGIVGAAYWENGFRQVTNSKRPINSVNDIKGLKLRTMENQVHIDAFRALGVDPTPMAWSEVFTALQQGVIDGQENPVPIIYVQKLIEAGQKYLAMTNHVYSPSLFLISAITLERFDAKTRAVLVDTAKEVAFYERGLIKQMDEEQIGLLQKQGMAVTYPDQAEFKAACQSIYTKYEERFDKKLIDNIINTK is encoded by the coding sequence ATGAAGAAGTTATATGCTGCTCTTGTGGTTTTAGCGCTGCTCTGCGCGTCAGCTTCAGCCACTGAGATCCTCAAGGCTTCTCATTCCGTGGCTCCGTCCCATCCGTATCACCTTGGACTCGTCAAGTATGCCGAGTTGGTGACGGAACGTACCAATGGTGCTGTGACAATTGATATCTTCCATTCCGCCCAGCTTGGCAACGAGCGGGATAACATCGAAGGCCTTCAGATGGGAACTCTGGACATCTGCGTTACCTCCACGGGCCCCATGGGCGGATTTGAACCCCGCTTCTTTATGTTTGACCTGCCCTTCCTGTTCCGCGACCGTGAGCATGTTTACAAGGTTCTCGACGGCACTGTGGGACAAGAACTCCTAAAGAAACTCATCGATGTAGGTATTGTCGGTGCCGCCTACTGGGAGAATGGGTTCCGTCAGGTCACCAACTCCAAGCGTCCGATCAACTCCGTCAACGATATCAAGGGACTTAAGCTCCGTACTATGGAGAATCAGGTTCACATAGATGCCTTTCGCGCTCTTGGCGTCGATCCTACCCCCATGGCCTGGAGTGAGGTCTTCACAGCGCTGCAGCAGGGGGTTATCGACGGTCAGGAAAATCCTGTGCCTATCATCTACGTTCAGAAACTGATCGAGGCCGGTCAGAAGTATTTAGCAATGACCAACCACGTTTATTCACCTTCGCTGTTTCTGATCAGCGCTATCACTCTGGAGCGCTTTGATGCAAAGACCCGCGCTGTCCTTGTAGATACAGCAAAAGAAGTGGCCTTCTACGAGCGCGGCCTGATCAAGCAAATGGATGAAGAGCAGATTGGACTCCTTCAGAAGCAGGGCATGGCAGTCACCTATCCTGATCAGGCTGAATTTAAGGCCGCCTGCCAGTCTATTTACACAAAGTACGAAGAGCGCTTTGATAAAAAGCTTATCGACAATATCATCAATACAAAATAA
- a CDS encoding TRAP transporter large permease yields MTNEVALVLFGSLLLFFFLKVPIGFAIGLSSVLTLTLCTRIPLQVVPQRLFTATDSFPFMAVPFFILSGSLMEQGGISRRLIALASSFLGACHGGLGMVSIVACMFFAAISGSSAATTAAIGSIMIPAMVSHGYDVGFASAINAASGTIGIIIPPSIPFVTYAVLTGSSVASMFLGGMVPGLLMGLSLIALTYGISYKRSYKDEQKATWHARWVAFKNSILALFMPIIVIGGIYSGFFTPTEAAVVAVVYALAVGVLVYRELTLKTIMKVFTESAVSTAGILFLIAAASLFGWILTNNRIPDAIAQWLMSISKNPIIILMLINLLLLSVGTFLDTVAALIILVPILFPISAQLGIDPVHFGLIICVNLAIGQVTPPFGICLFVACGVADIKLERIVKSVLPFILMLILDVILVTYLPCLSTWLPNALM; encoded by the coding sequence ATGACTAACGAAGTCGCGCTGGTGCTCTTCGGCTCTCTGCTACTATTCTTCTTTTTGAAGGTCCCTATTGGGTTTGCTATAGGCCTTTCGTCGGTGTTGACGTTGACGCTGTGCACCCGTATTCCCCTTCAAGTGGTACCTCAGCGCCTTTTTACGGCGACAGATTCCTTTCCCTTCATGGCAGTGCCATTTTTTATCCTGTCAGGAAGTCTCATGGAGCAGGGAGGCATATCGAGGCGGCTCATTGCTCTTGCGAGTTCATTTCTCGGTGCCTGCCACGGCGGGCTCGGTATGGTGTCGATCGTTGCATGCATGTTTTTTGCAGCCATCTCCGGATCCTCAGCGGCAACGACAGCAGCTATCGGCAGCATTATGATTCCCGCCATGGTCAGTCATGGTTATGACGTGGGTTTTGCTTCTGCGATCAACGCAGCTTCAGGGACCATTGGCATCATCATTCCGCCAAGCATACCCTTTGTCACTTATGCTGTGCTCACCGGCTCTTCTGTAGCAAGCATGTTTTTGGGCGGCATGGTGCCAGGACTTCTGATGGGACTGTCATTGATAGCTTTAACCTACGGCATCTCATACAAGCGCAGTTACAAGGACGAGCAGAAGGCGACATGGCATGCTAGGTGGGTAGCCTTTAAGAACTCTATTCTGGCGCTGTTTATGCCGATTATCGTCATCGGCGGTATTTATTCGGGATTTTTTACGCCCACAGAGGCGGCCGTAGTTGCCGTGGTCTACGCCTTGGCGGTAGGAGTTCTGGTCTATCGTGAGCTGACTCTCAAAACTATCATGAAAGTTTTCACAGAATCAGCGGTAAGTACGGCGGGCATTTTATTCCTCATCGCCGCTGCATCGCTTTTCGGCTGGATACTTACCAACAACCGTATCCCTGACGCCATAGCGCAATGGCTGATGTCCATCTCAAAAAATCCCATCATCATCCTGATGCTGATCAACCTTCTTCTTCTGAGCGTGGGAACATTTCTTGACACCGTAGCAGCACTCATTATTCTGGTGCCGATTCTCTTCCCCATTTCCGCACAGCTGGGCATCGACCCTGTTCACTTTGGGCTCATCATCTGCGTCAACCTAGCTATCGGTCAAGTGACGCCACCTTTCGGCATCTGCCTTTTCGTCGCTTGCGGAGTGGCGGACATCAAGCTTGAACGCATAGTAAAAAGCGTGCTTCCCTTCATCCTGATGCTCATTCTGGATGTGATTCTGGTTACCTACCTACCCTGCCTCAGTACCTGGCTTCCGAATGCGTTGATGTAA
- a CDS encoding TRAP transporter small permease, translated as MQLTGLIHRTSELLNSLVEKTICLLLAGMTAVTFAQVVCRLIQGSLPWSEELSRYMMVYLTFLGLSVGVKRGVLINIEAFMNLFPPQIQNTGALFVTLLNMAFFYVLLRYGVKIVLFTLRQTSPAMGVKMGYIYASIAIGAALMMLHSVDNLLQKFSNKATVNSHD; from the coding sequence ATGCAACTGACTGGACTGATACATAGAACAAGCGAGCTCTTGAACAGCCTCGTAGAGAAGACTATCTGCCTTCTGCTCGCAGGCATGACGGCGGTAACCTTTGCGCAGGTAGTATGCAGACTTATACAGGGCTCTTTGCCGTGGTCCGAGGAATTATCGCGTTACATGATGGTTTATCTGACTTTTCTTGGGCTGAGTGTGGGCGTTAAGCGAGGTGTTCTTATTAATATAGAAGCTTTCATGAACCTCTTTCCTCCCCAAATCCAGAATACAGGCGCTCTTTTTGTGACCCTGTTGAATATGGCCTTTTTTTACGTACTCCTCCGTTACGGCGTCAAAATTGTCCTGTTCACGCTGCGTCAGACTTCCCCAGCCATGGGCGTCAAAATGGGCTACATTTACGCGTCTATCGCCATTGGAGCTGCTTTAATGATGCTTCACTCCGTCGATAACTTACTTCAGAAATTCTCAAATAAAGCGACGGTGAACTCTCATGACTAA
- a CDS encoding EamA family transporter, with protein sequence MSSASRSLGVFAMLMAGLFWGGSGTISRFAPAAALDQPLALAWTRLFFGGVMLGAAALAVRRRGVFLAARAALLAGVCTAMNQTGFFMSMDVLGVALSTMLVIGSSLVMAGVLGCFLGEVPSRLWWFAALLGIAGSCLAAAPGSAGAFFS encoded by the coding sequence TTGAGTTCTGCGTCACGAAGTCTGGGCGTTTTCGCCATGCTCATGGCGGGACTGTTCTGGGGCGGCAGCGGCACGATTTCGCGCTTCGCGCCGGCGGCGGCTCTCGATCAACCGCTGGCGCTGGCGTGGACACGGCTGTTTTTCGGCGGCGTCATGCTCGGCGCGGCGGCGTTGGCCGTTCGCCGACGCGGCGTTTTTTTGGCGGCGCGCGCGGCGCTGCTTGCCGGAGTCTGCACGGCGATGAACCAAACGGGGTTTTTCATGTCCATGGATGTGCTCGGCGTGGCGCTGAGCACGATGCTGGTGATCGGATCGTCGCTGGTGATGGCGGGCGTTCTCGGCTGTTTTCTCGGCGAGGTTCCGTCGCGGCTCTGGTGGTTCGCGGCGCTGCTGGGCATTGCCGGCAGCTGTCTGGCGGCCGCGCCCGGCTCGGCGGGAGCTTTTTTCAGTTGA
- a CDS encoding sodium:glutamate symporter: MTALAWIGVMFIIAVILRAKINFLGRSLVPACVIAGVIGFILMNTCGLGGSKAGDYGYISGQLYTFLFINMGVTLAAKKLDTPQKEKIKNLKELRARMGDSMFSGIFGMGSYWALAYSFQALIGFGILCLIGKYWDMDPTYGLLISFAFAQGPGQAVTYGAQMEAAGWSHAIQVGITFASVGFLVAFILGVPYAKKGIKMGIASSKIRLSPDVAFGFYEPEKQEPYGKITTFGGNLDVLTFHIALVGVAWILGTYLGKLWGLFPGYFGQLFSMLLFFNGMLCGYGLRWIIGRLGVSKYLDRGTQLRIGGACTDIMVTAAFMAIDMDIVGKWMVPITIICVVVSGVTWVTIKYFGARFGGSNDFERILGEWGTATGTNATGLSLVRIVDPEAETTTAAELGPANIVNVPASYFVMPAILAFAAKTMTQISMILCLVAVLVGYLIFMRVVGVWGKKTFDMNKGEKYKDGKLIMKDGKPVN; the protein is encoded by the coding sequence ATGACAGCATTAGCGTGGATCGGTGTTATGTTTATCATTGCGGTAATTCTGAGAGCGAAGATAAACTTTCTCGGAAGATCTCTGGTGCCTGCTTGTGTCATTGCCGGAGTCATCGGTTTTATTCTGATGAACACCTGCGGGCTTGGAGGCAGCAAAGCCGGAGATTACGGCTATATTTCAGGGCAGCTTTACACCTTCCTGTTCATCAATATGGGCGTTACTCTTGCTGCGAAAAAACTTGATACCCCTCAAAAAGAGAAGATCAAAAATCTGAAAGAGCTACGTGCGCGCATGGGCGACAGCATGTTCTCGGGTATCTTCGGTATGGGGTCCTACTGGGCGCTGGCCTATTCATTCCAAGCCTTGATCGGTTTTGGTATTTTGTGTCTCATCGGCAAGTACTGGGACATGGATCCCACCTATGGCCTGCTTATCTCCTTCGCGTTCGCTCAGGGCCCCGGCCAGGCCGTTACCTACGGCGCCCAGATGGAAGCGGCCGGATGGAGTCATGCAATTCAGGTGGGCATCACCTTTGCATCCGTTGGCTTCCTAGTCGCCTTTATCCTCGGCGTCCCTTATGCCAAAAAGGGTATCAAGATGGGTATCGCCAGTTCCAAGATCCGTCTGAGCCCCGATGTGGCCTTTGGCTTCTATGAACCTGAAAAGCAGGAGCCCTACGGTAAAATCACAACCTTTGGCGGCAACCTCGATGTGCTGACGTTCCATATCGCCCTTGTAGGGGTAGCATGGATCTTGGGTACCTATCTAGGCAAGCTCTGGGGCTTGTTCCCAGGATACTTCGGTCAACTCTTTTCAATGCTTCTGTTCTTCAACGGTATGCTCTGCGGCTATGGCCTGCGCTGGATCATAGGTAGACTTGGGGTCAGCAAATATCTTGACCGCGGCACTCAGCTCCGCATCGGCGGAGCATGCACCGATATCATGGTAACAGCGGCTTTCATGGCTATTGACATGGATATCGTTGGCAAATGGATGGTTCCTATCACCATCATCTGCGTAGTTGTATCCGGAGTTACCTGGGTTACTATTAAATACTTCGGCGCCCGCTTTGGAGGCAGCAATGACTTTGAGCGCATCCTCGGCGAATGGGGAACGGCAACAGGAACAAATGCTACGGGGCTGTCATTGGTCCGTATCGTCGATCCGGAAGCTGAGACCACCACTGCAGCGGAGTTGGGGCCCGCAAACATCGTGAACGTTCCGGCATCCTACTTTGTCATGCCTGCCATTCTGGCTTTCGCAGCCAAAACGATGACTCAGATATCCATGATTCTGTGCCTTGTGGCCGTTCTCGTGGGTTACTTGATCTTCATGCGCGTCGTTGGCGTATGGGGTAAAAAAACCTTCGACATGAACAAGGGAGAGAAGTATAAAGACGGTAAACTTATCATGAAAGATGGCAAACCAGTAAACTAA
- a CDS encoding ketopantoate reductase family protein: MKIAVVGAGAMGSLFGGYLSQKNDVYLVDIWAEHVQAINENGLKIEEQDGQIRIFHPKATTDAKTVGVVELAVVFVKSIQTIEAMEENISLIGPDTMVLSLQNGYGNDADIRKFVDKKNIVLGTTAHGCTMKEPGFVYHAGVGQNHIGPVSSDRNAAEIVAAVLNECDLITDVSDDVMKLVWNKLFVNVGINAITALIDRTNACIADNPCANAVSKALVYEAVATANAGGANFDAATVFANVVEVARKTGLNRSSMLQDVSKKRKTEIDKINGAIVKEAEAHGVDVPANRLIVNLIHAKE, encoded by the coding sequence GTGAAAATTGCTGTGGTCGGAGCCGGCGCGATGGGAAGCCTCTTCGGCGGATATCTTTCTCAAAAAAACGACGTCTATCTTGTGGATATCTGGGCAGAGCACGTGCAGGCCATAAATGAAAACGGGCTGAAAATTGAGGAGCAGGATGGGCAGATTCGAATCTTCCATCCTAAAGCGACGACAGATGCAAAAACTGTAGGAGTCGTAGAGCTTGCTGTTGTATTTGTAAAGTCTATCCAGACCATTGAGGCTATGGAAGAAAACATTTCACTGATCGGGCCAGACACTATGGTTCTCTCTCTTCAAAACGGTTATGGGAATGATGCGGATATCCGCAAGTTTGTGGATAAGAAAAATATCGTTCTAGGAACGACAGCCCATGGCTGCACGATGAAAGAGCCGGGATTTGTTTACCATGCCGGCGTCGGCCAGAATCATATTGGTCCCGTAAGCAGTGATCGAAATGCGGCAGAGATAGTAGCTGCTGTCCTGAATGAATGTGATCTCATTACGGACGTCTCTGATGACGTAATGAAACTTGTGTGGAACAAACTCTTTGTGAATGTCGGCATCAACGCAATTACAGCTCTTATAGACAGAACAAATGCCTGTATTGCCGACAATCCCTGCGCCAATGCAGTGTCGAAGGCACTAGTTTATGAAGCTGTCGCGACAGCCAATGCTGGCGGTGCTAATTTTGACGCAGCCACAGTTTTTGCAAATGTAGTGGAAGTCGCCCGCAAAACAGGCCTGAATCGCTCATCCATGCTTCAGGATGTGTCTAAGAAGCGTAAAACTGAGATTGATAAAATCAACGGTGCCATTGTGAAAGAAGCAGAAGCTCATGGCGTGGATGTGCCGGCCAATCGTCTGATCGTAAATTTGATCCACGCAAAAGAATAG
- a CDS encoding amidohydrolase codes for MSSDHSYLDIAFRNGSVITVNANDDEAQAVGVKGNKIAFVGSNEALHELLDLHTKVYDLDGRTLMPGINDSHFHPILNGMLGTELDSAILDTTPKHCSSLAAMLELIRQTVKIKKPGQWISMMGYEPLLFPERRHPTLEELDAAAPNNPVHCMHGGGHICMYNSKALEYLGVYSPSDAVKYPADEVEVCAGKLTGMVRGHTHFGLWGQVDYTEEQQKRAAMKSHKQLLEAGITSVGDMGECDKSSYHIMQKLCRDGEFKVRVYMALHSIFGKSYSLADNQHWLDLGFMTGLGDEHFRVGPCKFMIDGGSGGPSCATREPYSHDPSMVRERGWERDETARYIKTINDAECQITAHAIGDLAIEFMVEGYEKVFAENPEKVRHLRHRIEHCTIVDQDLIDRMARMNICPSVNAGLVAMLGENFTKFYGQRNRYLGALKSMLKAGIKCSLHSDAPSGPVGLKCIDGCVNRYDKIKNVQCDRTQAVTVLEAIRCATLNGAYGSFEEKIKGSIEVGKLADMIVLSDNILKIDPMNIADLNVDLTMIDGIVEYERRREG; via the coding sequence ATGAGCTCTGATCATTCGTATCTTGACATTGCCTTTAGAAATGGAAGCGTTATTACGGTAAATGCCAACGACGACGAGGCTCAGGCTGTAGGCGTCAAGGGCAATAAAATCGCATTTGTAGGGTCTAACGAAGCACTGCATGAACTGCTCGACTTGCACACAAAGGTTTACGACCTAGACGGGCGTACGCTGATGCCAGGAATCAACGACAGCCATTTTCATCCTATCCTGAACGGTATGCTGGGAACAGAACTGGACTCCGCCATACTCGATACCACACCTAAGCACTGCTCATCTCTTGCAGCAATGCTAGAACTGATACGACAAACAGTGAAGATCAAAAAGCCCGGACAATGGATCTCAATGATGGGATATGAACCGCTTCTTTTCCCCGAAAGAAGACACCCCACTCTTGAAGAGCTTGATGCAGCTGCGCCCAATAACCCTGTTCACTGCATGCACGGCGGCGGGCACATCTGTATGTACAATTCAAAAGCTTTGGAATATCTGGGCGTTTATAGTCCCTCTGATGCCGTAAAATATCCTGCTGATGAAGTAGAAGTTTGCGCCGGAAAATTGACGGGAATGGTCCGCGGTCATACGCACTTTGGGCTTTGGGGACAGGTAGACTACACAGAAGAACAGCAGAAACGCGCCGCCATGAAATCCCACAAACAGCTTCTTGAAGCAGGCATCACCTCGGTAGGCGATATGGGTGAATGTGATAAATCTTCATATCATATTATGCAGAAGCTCTGTCGTGACGGAGAGTTCAAGGTTCGCGTCTATATGGCGCTTCACAGTATTTTTGGCAAATCTTACTCCTTAGCTGACAACCAGCATTGGCTGGATCTTGGTTTCATGACTGGGCTAGGCGATGAACACTTCCGCGTGGGACCATGCAAATTCATGATTGATGGCGGTTCAGGCGGTCCATCCTGTGCCACCCGTGAGCCCTACAGCCACGATCCCTCCATGGTTCGCGAGCGAGGCTGGGAACGCGATGAGACAGCACGCTATATCAAGACCATTAACGACGCCGAATGCCAAATCACAGCCCACGCCATTGGAGACTTGGCTATTGAATTCATGGTGGAGGGTTACGAGAAGGTCTTCGCCGAGAATCCGGAAAAGGTTCGTCACCTGCGCCATCGTATCGAGCATTGTACCATCGTGGATCAGGATCTGATTGACCGCATGGCACGAATGAACATTTGCCCTTCAGTAAATGCCGGGCTTGTGGCCATGCTGGGAGAAAACTTTACAAAATTCTATGGCCAGCGCAACAGATACCTTGGCGCGCTGAAAAGTATGCTCAAGGCCGGCATAAAATGCTCCCTTCACAGTGACGCACCTTCAGGGCCAGTGGGACTCAAGTGCATTGATGGATGTGTAAACCGTTACGACAAAATCAAAAATGTGCAGTGTGACCGGACCCAGGCCGTGACCGTTCTTGAGGCTATCCGCTGCGCCACACTGAACGGCGCCTACGGATCCTTCGAAGAAAAAATCAAGGGCAGCATTGAGGTTGGCAAGCTTGCCGACATGATAGTCCTTTCCGATAATATCTTAAAGATCGATCCCATGAATATCGCTGATCTCAATGTAGATTTAACGATGATTGACGGCATTGTGGAGTATGAAAGACGAAGAGAAGGATGA
- the panB gene encoding 3-methyl-2-oxobutanoate hydroxymethyltransferase gives MEKQKMTVMDFQKYKDEGRKFSYVTAYDYTTASIVDDSDVEVILVGDSLGMIMLGYKGTTAVTMDDMIHHIRPVVQGAPHTFVIGDMPFGSYQVSCEQAMTNAIRMIKETGCDCVKLEGGINMADKIAAIVNAGIPVMGHIGLTPQTATSLGGFKVQGGTPESARKLIEDAKTIEKAGVFSIVLECVPSCVARAMSKEVRVPILGIGAGPDVDCQVLVTQDLLGMYGDFKPKFVKQFAQIRKAMVDGLNAFHEETLNGSFPSPEFSFNKQVDIPPARE, from the coding sequence ATGGAAAAGCAGAAAATGACGGTTATGGATTTTCAGAAGTACAAAGATGAAGGCAGAAAGTTCTCCTATGTGACGGCTTATGATTATACGACTGCATCTATCGTGGACGACAGTGATGTGGAGGTTATTCTTGTCGGCGACTCTCTAGGCATGATCATGCTTGGCTACAAGGGAACAACGGCAGTAACCATGGACGACATGATCCATCATATCCGTCCAGTAGTACAGGGAGCTCCTCACACCTTTGTCATTGGCGATATGCCTTTCGGTTCCTATCAGGTTTCCTGTGAGCAAGCGATGACCAATGCCATCCGCATGATCAAGGAAACAGGCTGCGACTGCGTCAAACTTGAGGGCGGCATCAACATGGCCGACAAGATCGCAGCAATCGTGAATGCTGGTATTCCCGTGATGGGGCACATAGGTCTGACTCCTCAAACCGCAACTTCGCTCGGAGGATTCAAGGTTCAGGGCGGTACGCCTGAAAGCGCCCGCAAACTTATTGAAGATGCCAAGACCATCGAAAAAGCCGGCGTATTCTCCATCGTCCTTGAGTGCGTGCCCAGTTGTGTCGCAAGGGCCATGTCCAAAGAAGTCCGTGTTCCTATTCTCGGTATTGGTGCTGGTCCCGATGTGGACTGTCAGGTGTTGGTGACACAGGATCTTCTTGGCATGTACGGTGATTTCAAGCCCAAGTTCGTCAAGCAGTTTGCTCAGATTCGCAAGGCCATGGTGGATGGTCTTAATGCGTTCCACGAGGAGACTCTGAACGGATCATTCCCATCACCCGAGTTCAGTTTCAACAAGCAAGTCGATATCCCGCCGGCCAGGGAATAA
- a CDS encoding type II toxin-antitoxin system HicB family antitoxin gives MEKKPPVYCYPAVFNDGEGFWSVRFPDLENAFTTADTLDQAILEAKTVLEECLYFREESRDEIPQPTPLDEIRRSAGDALVQLVVADMAQARREMSQRAVKKTLSIPYWMEEELKKVPTLNVSGLLQQAVIKELNLKEPYTAG, from the coding sequence ATGGAGAAAAAGCCGCCGGTGTATTGTTACCCTGCTGTATTCAACGACGGCGAAGGTTTTTGGAGCGTTCGCTTTCCCGATCTGGAGAACGCGTTTACGACCGCTGATACCCTGGATCAGGCGATCTTGGAAGCCAAGACCGTGCTTGAAGAATGTCTCTATTTTCGCGAGGAAAGCCGCGACGAAATTCCGCAGCCTACTCCGTTGGACGAGATCAGACGCTCCGCAGGAGATGCGCTCGTTCAGCTTGTCGTCGCCGACATGGCGCAGGCGAGACGCGAAATGTCGCAGCGCGCCGTGAAAAAGACGCTGAGCATTCCCTACTGGATGGAGGAAGAGTTGAAAAAAGTTCCGACCTTGAACGTTTCGGGGCTGCTTCAGCAGGCTGTGATCAAAGAACTGAATCTTAAAGAGCCGTATACCGCTGGTTAA
- a CDS encoding IclR family transcriptional regulator, with translation MKSHSERTGLVQSIERAFSIIEALKEHQELGIAELSAQLSLDRSTVHRLLATLRVLGYVNQNRENFKYSNSLKFFDIGHSVVRSLGLGRIAMPFMKALAEETQVGINLAVMESYSVVYIEKIESQSTIRATLPLGVYMPAYCTGLGKMLLSCMDEKEIRDVFRSSDEAASRSTPHDNIKLRRYTANTITNLDLLCEELANIRKRGYSLDDEEYISGLYCIAVPIRDYQGRTVAAMSAVLLKIIGTDIQSKSQDVLKKLTAAAGSISASLGYH, from the coding sequence ATGAAATCGCATTCAGAGCGAACTGGCTTGGTCCAGTCTATAGAGCGTGCTTTTTCTATAATTGAAGCGTTGAAAGAGCATCAGGAACTTGGCATTGCAGAGCTCAGCGCACAGCTTTCGCTCGATCGAAGCACCGTGCACCGTCTCTTGGCAACACTTCGCGTTCTTGGATATGTGAATCAAAATAGAGAAAACTTCAAGTACTCCAACAGCCTAAAGTTTTTTGACATTGGGCACAGCGTCGTGAGATCCCTTGGACTTGGGCGTATCGCTATGCCCTTCATGAAGGCGTTGGCCGAAGAAACTCAGGTAGGCATCAATCTTGCTGTGATGGAATCGTATTCCGTGGTTTATATCGAGAAGATAGAAAGCCAGTCTACAATCCGTGCCACATTGCCTCTGGGCGTCTATATGCCTGCCTACTGCACGGGGCTTGGCAAAATGCTTTTGTCCTGCATGGATGAAAAGGAAATTCGGGACGTTTTCAGGAGTTCCGACGAGGCAGCGTCACGCAGTACTCCTCATGACAATATCAAACTTCGCCGCTATACGGCGAATACAATTACCAATCTTGATTTGCTCTGTGAAGAGCTGGCGAATATCCGCAAACGGGGATACAGTCTCGACGACGAAGAGTACATCAGCGGACTCTACTGCATCGCAGTGCCGATCCGCGATTATCAAGGACGTACTGTGGCCGCCATGAGTGCTGTCCTGCTCAAGATAATTGGCACGGATATCCAGAGCAAATCCCAGGATGTGCTGAAGAAGCTTACCGCAGCAGCCGGCAGCATATCAGCCTCTTTGGGCTATCACTGA
- a CDS encoding DMT family transporter: MKSSSSVLGIGAMLAAGLFWGGSGTISRFAPAAALDQPLALAWTRLFFGGVMLGAAALAVRRRGVFLAARAAFLAGICTAMNQTGFFMSMDVLGVALSTMLVIGSSLVMAGVLGCFLGEAPSRLWWFAALLGIAGSCLAAAPGSAGAPFQLKGLLWGFLGGLGYALLGLNLKLLGRRGLGPLESNGAALLWGAALMLPLLWKSDMSWLATARGMASALALGFFPTAVPYFFFALALARITVGQSYTIGLLEPLTAGLLGLFFLGETVTAVQAAGMALEFACMALTGWDALHKR; encoded by the coding sequence ATGAAATCTTCTTCAAGCGTCTTGGGAATTGGGGCGATGCTGGCCGCGGGACTGTTCTGGGGCGGCAGCGGCACGATTTCGCGCTTCGCGCCGGCGGCGGCTCTCGATCAACCGCTGGCGCTGGCGTGGACGCGGCTGTTTTTCGGCGGCGTCATGCTCGGCGCGGCGGCGTTGGCCGTTCGCCGGCGCGGCGTTTTTTTGGCGGCGCGCGCGGCGTTTCTGGCCGGGATCTGCACGGCGATGAACCAAACGGGGTTTTTCATGTCCATGGATGTGCTCGGCGTGGCGCTGAGCACGATGCTGGTGATCGGATCGTCGCTGGTGATGGCGGGCGTTCTCGGCTGTTTCCTCGGCGAGGCGCCGTCGCGGCTCTGGTGGTTCGCGGCGCTGCTGGGCATTGCCGGCAGCTGTCTGGCGGCCGCGCCCGGCTCGGCGGGAGCTCCTTTTCAGCTGAAGGGGTTGCTGTGGGGATTTCTTGGCGGGCTCGGCTACGCGCTGCTGGGGCTGAACTTGAAACTTTTGGGCCGGCGCGGGCTCGGCCCGTTGGAGAGCAACGGCGCGGCGCTGTTGTGGGGCGCGGCGCTGATGCTGCCGCTGCTGTGGAAAAGCGACATGAGCTGGCTGGCGACGGCGCGCGGCATGGCGAGCGCGCTGGCGCTGGGTTTTTTCCCCACGGCGGTGCCTTATTTCTTCTTCGCGCTGGCGCTCGCGCGTATCACCGTGGGACAGTCCTACACGATCGGACTGCTGGAGCCGCTTACGGCGGGGCTGCTGGGGCTGTTCTTCCTCGGCGAGACGGTAACGGCCGTGCAGGCGGCCGGCATGGCGCTGGAATTCGCCTGTATGGCGCTGACTGGTTGGGACGCTCTTCATAAAAGGTAA